CACTATGCCTGACCAGTGACTGCTCCATttcaatatttgcttttttcttcaccCTGGGCTTGCACAGAGCTTGGCAAGGGGGTTGGAGACAGCCCTGGGCTTGCTTGGAAATGGGGAGGTGGGAGTCAGTCATGCAGACAAACTGAGAGCAGCTAAACACAAGCAAGGGCTGTGATTGCTGATGGCAGCTTTACTCAGGAACGTGGTCTGGGATTTCTTCAGTTCGTCCTGGGCAATATCCTTTACTAAATGTCTCACTCACATGCTGGCAATTACACATCATGGTTTAGGAAGGGATTATTTCAAAGGTAAGCTGGACAGCAGAACATTCTGGAGGACTTTCTCCGTTTGACTCACATTCTAAACTTGCAATgaatctttgggaaaaaaaactgccTTTGATGCATTGCTCTTGGATGTGCTCATGACCATAtgcattaattttcttccattcaATTTCTGCCGACAAATCTCACTGCAGTTGCTCAGCAGGTGATAATGATGCTCAAATGTTGCGTGTCTTGTGAGGTCTGGTCTGCTGAACTGATGCAAAATGATCACTTTCTCTTCTCATACCAAATTCCCACTGGATGGGATTcatctcagcagctctgcttgtcCAGCAGGAGATTGGAATTAGAATTGcctcctcagctccctcctGAGACACAGATACTGCTGAAAGGGGTCTCATTTCACCTTTCCTGCCCTCCCACATGATGATGTGATCTGGAGGCATCTGTCCCTCCACTGACTGGACAGGCAGCATGGACAACTCATCTGAACAGGACACAGAAGTTTTAGACCACTGGAAGTCACATGTGATGCATCTCAGGAGattggttttttccccagagacATACAGGCAATGTGAAGTctgcattgggaaaaaaaaaaaaaaacctgtaaatgaaatttacatttcagtgaaatattttttgcccacaaaagacaaaaatgtctGTCCAAGACATATGGATATGATTAATTCTAGGGAAAGCCATGAAAATGTAGGTCCAGAAGAAAGTAAAGACATAAAACCACAAAGTTGGCTGATGCTTTTCACTTATTTGAGTGTGTGGTGATGTATATAAATTCAGATAAAACTCAGTTGAAGacatatttctcatttttctttaaggaGCCAATTCCTTTCACCTCTCTGAAAATACAGAGGGCTCTGGTTACCTGTATGTTGcccactggcacaggttgcccagagaagctgtggctgccccatccctggaagtgttcaaggcctgGTTGGATTTGGCTTAGAGCAGCCTGggctccctccttcctcctggcCTCAGTAATCCAAGGAATAATCTGGGAACAGGCTGGAGTTCAGAGCTGAAGGGTTTGGCAGTTTTGTGAGGACTGAAGGATGCCCAGAGAGGATCCTGCCAATGTGTGCGttgctccctgtgctcccaccaTCGTCCCTGATTTGGGAAACACAAAGAGGATGTTCCCAACACACTTTAGGGATGCCATTCACCCCTCACCCCCTCACCTGGGGCCCAAAAGGTCTGCCAGCCCCCCAgatttctttcactttctgtgTAAGCACAGTTCTCACAGTTCCTCTACCAGCCACATAAATAACTTGCTTTGTGTGTTCCAGTGAGTGCTTTGGGATATGAACTTGTTCCTGTCTCTCctctcatttttcctcttatCCTGCACATCAGGTGATGCATTCTACACCAGGTCACTGCTGCCAGTTGGATAAATTCAGGTTAGTAGGTCTCTGGAACTGGCTGGCTgaggagagattttttttcactgccaGGACAAATCTCACAGAGTTCTTGAAGAAAAATCTTGGTAGGGCTTTATGACTTGTTTGCTTCCCCTTAATTCCTCAAACAAAATGACAGATTTGGTACAATGGGAGTGAATGAGGGGTTAGGTCtctcttttgtggtttttccctCCATGGCTTGAGGAGTGATTGATCTCTTTTTGACAGCTGATTTTGGAAAATCTTTCATGCCTGAGAGCCAAGGCCGGACCATGGGGCCTTTTCCTGCTGGAGCTATGTAAGGTGGAACCTAAACTCTTGTCTGTCTTCTTAGCAGTCTTTACtgtggtttggggtgtttttctgCTCAAGTTTTTGCTTTTCGTGAAGGAAAAACCAGGATCTTCTGGTTCCTACAATTCCTCCAAGGCCAAGGATTTTCCAAGGGCACATGGTGCCTGGATGCCAGGTGATTCCCAGCTGAATATCACTCAGTGATAGAAAAGCCTCAGTGCTTTTCTCAGTTTAGCTCCTCTGGTCTGGAATGATCTGGTTTCTCCCAAAGAGGGCAGGATCTCAGCCACCCTTGATTTCTTTATTCCCTGACAATGTGAGAGGATGATTCAGCCCCTCATATCTGAAGtgccctctctttttctttcattctctgCTGACTGCAAAAGATGCTGAGATGCACAAGACTCCCAGCACGggtgcttctgctgctcagaggcTCCTGGAACGCAATCCCTGCGTCTCTGGATGTGATGGAAATGGGGTTTCAGCTGTGGCCACAGCCTGTGAGCcctgctgtggagctggagcctggctgccctctcagtgcccagccacctCAGCTCTCTGGCAGAGCCTGCGGCTCCAGCGGCGGGCACGGTGCCCATTGCCCGGCAGCCCAGGGTGCCAGCTGACCCTTAAAGGAGGCTTTaagtgaaacagaaatgaaaaacagctgTAACCAGAAATGCATGTTAAGCAGGATCTGTGCTATGGCACCATGAGATAAATGGATCTCCCCCATCACTcctaaatcaaaacaaagacaCTCTCAAGAGCAGCTTTGGGACTGATGTTACGGTTGGAGACCaagcttatttttctttatttcttttgccaAAGTATTTTTTGTTGAAAGTTTTTGTTTTATCAGACAAAAAATGATGCTCTGCATCATTTGTTAGTCCTGCTTCACTGCCAGTCCTGCCATGATCCCTGTGTCAGGGGCGTCAGGCCTCTCTCGAGTGGCAGAGGCACTTTGTAGCGTGTTACAAAAATGTTTCCCGTTCTTCAACCTGAATCTGACCCTTTTTCCTTGCTtgtaagaaaacaattttatttatttgcaagaAATATTGAGTTTCTACTTCAAGAAGGGGCAGCAAAGAAGCAAATTAATGAAACCCAGGGTCAGGTCACAAAGACCCATGGAGCAGATCTCTTTCACAAGCATCTTTGAGATGCCCACCGGGGTGTCCTGCTCGGCCTGCTTGATTCCACAGGGGACATGCCAGCacccctgggcaccctgtgcctcGCAGCCTGCTGCCTGGCATCATCCCTCCAGGACATCTGGCACCGATTCCAACCAGACTGTCATTTCCAGGTCAGTCTCCGCATTTCTGCTGACCACGTTGCCTCCATCATGAGATCATGTCTTTCCAGAGGAATCCTGCTAATGCCTTCATTCTGCCAGGCCGGTATATATAGGGGGAgcttccctggggctgcagtCCAGCCAAGGCCTCGCCGTCTCCCCAGCAGCGGCGCTGCCCCTTCCGCTCTCCCCTTGCAGCCACAggtctcagcagcagcagcagcagcagcagcatggacaTTACCATCCAGCACCCCTGGTTCAAGCGTGCTCTGGGACCCCTCATTCCAAGCCGTTTGTTCGACCAGTTTTTTGGAGAGGGTCTCCTTGAGTATGACCTCCTGCCTTTGTTCTCGTCCACTATCAGCCCCTACTACAGGCAGTCCCTGTTCCGCAGCGTGCTGGAGTCGGGCATTTCAGAGGTAAGGGCTCTTtgatttcctctcctttccttcctctccctccttacgcctccagctgctcctctccaccCACATCTCACACTGCTGTAGCCCCATGTGAGGGGACGAGGAAGGCTCTGAGCCCACTGCCAGGCATAGCCACCCAGCCCTTCTGGGGCACAAAGGGACACCCTCGCTGGGGACAAAGCTTCCCTTCGAGAAACAGGAACCATTTTAGCTCCCTTGGAGGGTTGTTTCCAACTCAAGAAGGCTGCTTTTGTTGCTCTGTGCCCACCACCTGTGGAGTGAAGAAGAGCAAGGCTGCTTCCAGAGTAAGTGCCTGTGAGGGCAGCTTGCCATGGGAGAGGACCCTGGCAAGTGGGAGCTTTCTccaccttcttctcctccttggGAGCTCGGTGGTTTTAGCAATCCCTCACTGAAGGACCCCAGAGCAATTTTCTGAAGGGAACTGTAGGGGAATGCGTAGCTGTGGGGACCGTGATCTGAAATTCAGGTACAGGTGCTTTCTGTAGCCCTCTCTTACTGCTTTCCTCCTAGAGCTATGACCACAACGAAACCATAAATCGCTGAAAGGACAAAACACGTGCTACCAGAGAGTCTTACACTGGTTTCCATCCCCTCTCTGTGCCTGGTCCATCTGGCAGGTCACTGAGTGCTAAAAGGTCCCTGGCTCAAGAATAGCAACAAGGAGTAACACCTCTCCCCAGAGCAGTAGCCAAGGTGCAGACACCAGCCATGGCCTCCTGGTGACCCTGACACCTTCCACAACCTCTCAATGTCTCTGGGTCCCCACAATGGGAAGAAGACCCCTGCTGAGACCCATAGTCACAGAAGGACAAAGTGCCACACCACCCCTTTTTTGGCTTTTAGTCTGTGGTGATGTTGGCGCTGTCCccacacccagagctggggcctcACTGTGTGACAATGCTCGTTTCAGGTGAGGTCTGATCGGGACAAGTTCACAATCATGCTGGATGTAAAACACTTTTCTCCTGAAGACTTGAGTGTGAAGATTATTGATGACTTTGTGGAAATCCATGGCAAGCACAGTGAAAGGCAGGTAAGTGAAGTGACGGTGATggtggagcagctggggagtccagctctcttttccttctttccaacAGTtctcagctgaaggaaaaaaaagagaatatatCAGAAGAAGGAGTTAATTATGAATTGTCATTATTGGCATGGCCTGTTTCCATAGAGCCCCCACCTGATATCTGACAATAACAAGCTTATCCACCcctcttttgtttattttcaatcATCATCTTCCATAACCATCAGATGACCGTGTCCATTGTTCACTAACAACACTGGGCCAGACGCAGAACATCATCTGGCACTGCTGAAGCATGGCTGAGTTTTCATAAGCCAGAACCCTTAGTGAAAACAGAGTTTTTATATGCCAATCtgggagagaaaagcaagagcaaacaaaacaaaacaaaaccaaccaagtGCCTCAGGCTTGGAAACTTTTAACACGGATGTCATGGAAATATCTGTGGGGGTCGAAAAGTGAATTATACCAGCAGGGGTTTAATTCTTCTGATACACATTTTTGGCTAGACAAAGCTCTAGCCTGGAAAcagtatgtatttttaaatatagttaTTATTTTCATGgccaattttaaaaaaataattgcatttctCATTCTTTTGGCCAAAAAAAGAAGGGGGCCAGGATTGTATATTTTGGCTGACACAGCATTGCAGCCtagtaaataaatacatgggCGCACACGTCCACCTTGCTTTTACCTTCCCAGGCCTCCAGACTTTGTCTCCAAGCATCCTTTGAAATCAGAGGTCTAAATCAAATCCCAACCTGGCATCAAACCTATGGCCAAAATcgctccctgctgctgtgctcagctcttGCAGCTTCAGAGGTGTCAGGGGGGACACCTGCCCCTACAAACCTGCAAAATTAAACCCAGCAGCGGTGTGCCCAGCGGTGCTGGCAGTGCAGTGTCACGACAAGCCAGGGTGACTGTGGATCTCCTGCTCCGAGGGAGCCGGACAAAGGGAGGCACGGCGCAGTGCCGGGGAGTTTCTGACGCGCCTTCCCCCCTTTCCCCACTGCCTCTCAGGACGACCACGGCTACATCTCCCGGGAATTCCACCGCCGGTACCGCCTGCCCGCCAACGTGGACCAGGCTGCCATCACCTGCTCGCTGTCCAACGATGGCATGCTGACCTTCTCGGGCCCCAAGGTCCCCTCCAACATGGACGCCGGCCACAGCGAGAGGCCCATCCCCGTGTCCCGGGAGGAGAAGCCCACCTCCGCGCCCTCCTCCTAAGCCCGCCGGCCACCGCGCTGGGCAGGCTGCCACCACCTGCAGGCCTCACTCCCAGAGCCTTTGCGTAGATATCAGTGAATATCTAGAGGGGTTTCTTCTGTTGGTTCCTCCCCCactttgtttcctcttttttttttttttttttttttttttcttttatttttgttttccccctcttcccttGGATGGAACGAGGGGCTGGGTGAGCGGCTGGTGGACTTGGAAGCTTAAACCTCGTGGGGATGGCATGGATGGCAATGCTGCCATGCTGCTGTACTTGCTGAAAGGGTCTTCGTCCGGTGCTGTAGCCCATATCCACCATCAGGTAGGAAGGAGAGCACGAGTAACACTGGCTGCTGGTGCACCCAGCCTTGAGGCAAGGCTTGGGACAGGGGAAAAGCCCTGCAGAATTGCTGTACCCCGCTCAGAGTTAAACTGGTTACtctcaaacagcagcagagccaagcCCCACACTCAAGGCCCCGCGTCCGTGTGACGACACTGCCATGAGTTCCTTGCAACCACAGgagaaataataacaataataataattaccAACAATATCTCACCTTCGGGGGGTTGCAAcgtgtggggtttttttttttttttttttttcagcaaagtgCTTAAGTGTCTCTGTTCACACCTCTGCCCTGTCATTTCCCTTCGGGACAACTGACAGGAGGGCAAGCACGTCTTTCCACTGTCTTTGTAGGCCCTcggaggggagagaggggggCTCACCACTGTGCAGAGgcttctcctccccagccagctctccccagcctgTGCGTGACACGCCGTCTCCCTTGCTCTCTCCTGTAACTCTAGGGTAGCTCCACCTCTCCCACTGGTATCTGGCGCTCAAGCTGAGAACGTGGTCAGTGGCGGTCAATAAAGTGATATAGGAAACATGCAACCGGCGTTGGGGGTTTCATTTGTTCCTTTGTAAGGCTCTTGAAGGTCAGTGTGGTGCCCAGCACCACTTGGAGGATGTGCTTTCCACTGCTGGAAGTACTTTTTGTGAGGATGGCTCGCTCTTTCTTTCGTGTTCCCGTTATCCCTCgtgcaaacaaaaccaaaaggatCAGAGAAAGAACGAAATTCAGCAGCCTGACCAGCACACCATTCCTTCAGGCCATTGGGTCAGTACAAACAGCAGTTCAAACCTCATGCCCATGGAAGCACGTGACAGatttaatctgaaattaatGGTTAAAGTTGTTTGATGGCAGGGTGGGTGGGGTGGAGGTACAAGCTCTCCCTGCAGTTGCCACGCATGAAATCCACAGCTCCAGTGTACGTGAATACCCAAGACTAAAGGTTTCAGCGCTCATGCTCTGCTCAAATAGCTTTCCACACAGATGGATATCCAGGGTGTTCAGGAAAGGCCCCCACATCCCCATAATTTACCACATGGGTATAATAATCTCAGAGTTTTTGCTCTGCCAAAAAGCTGAGCCCACCAACCTCCTCCTCTTTGATGCTGATTAGCtgtgaaaaacagaggaaataaatgcagttgtttgttggttggttttatttctcctcaGTGCGTGGGCTTAGATATTAATATGAGCCATAAACACAGAAGCGCTGAGactatttaaatttaaaagccaCTTGCTTCTGCCATATCTAGGCCAAAACTCAGGGAGGGCTGGAAGTTAAGGAGCAGAGGCACCACCTCTTATCCTGACAAAGTGAGTGTGCCCCAGGGCTCATCCCAGTCCCCTGCCTGCATCCCCTGAGGGATCATTACTGGGACCAGCATCACAGCACCTGTGGCAGAGGCTGGGAGTGGGACAAGGCTGCAGGAGGGGGGAAAGTGCTGCAGACGcaggagaaagcaaaggagGGAGATTACTGTCTGGTAATTAGAAAGCAATAAATCCCCTCAGCGACTGACActctttaaaagcaaattttaactGAGATTAATTACTGGGCAATCTCAGGGCTTTCTACCACAAATTGTGCAGCCCGTTGTGTTTGCATCTCCGGGGGAAAGGCGTGAATGAGTGCACTTTGGGAAAGGGCAATTTCATTCCAGGAGGGAGCTgtagctgcaggcagggaaagggcaTTTTAACTGAAGCTGCCTCGTTTCTTTGCCTGGTGCTAACAGGtcctcagcctctgctgctttcccttcaGATGCATCTTTTGCCAGAGCCTCGGTGCCTCCCTGCCATGTGCTGACATCTCTCTCCTTCCTGACAGAAAcccagcaaagccagcaggaaaaaaaaaaaaaatcgaatCCCAGACATTTTGACCCCCATTCAAACCTCTCAGAGGTGTAAAAGTAGGGAAACAGATTTTGAGCGTGATCTGTGTGCAGATGTTAGCTGCAGGTGCCTGAGCAGCCTGTGTGTCTGTCAGGGCCATGAAATGACACTTGAGCCGTTTGTGGGTCCCTGTTCATGCCTGGCTGGCAGAAAGTGAGAGTTTTGATAGGAAATGATGACAGGAAATCAGGGCAGGTTTGAGGCAAGCCAGGAGCTCAGGATCCATGCTGCCCCTCACTTTTGGGGACACCAGACCAGGACTGTCTCCCCGCTATGAGAAGGGAtgattttaaagccttttgCAATCCATAAGCTAATTAAAACCATAAGCAGCTCTGAAAGCCTCTGTGCAAGGACACTGGGGTGTCTGGTGGTGTTTTGTGTCCCCAAACCCAGAGCCCCTCTGACCCCAAAAGGCTCATCCACTTGCAGAACAGCTTGAGCACTGCCACTAATGCCTGTGTGtcatgcaaaatatttcaattttttcacCCAGAAGTCTTCCCAGTTACATCTGTCCAGGATACTCCTCCTCTTCTGtgcaaaaattcttttttccttttgctgagattaattttcatttaaaaaaaatcttgttattCATAAACGATGGTGGTTTCAGGAAGGAGCTCTTCACCACAACTTTCTT
This sequence is a window from Vidua chalybeata isolate OUT-0048 chromosome 2, bVidCha1 merged haplotype, whole genome shotgun sequence. Protein-coding genes within it:
- the CRYAA gene encoding alpha-crystallin A chain, which encodes MDITIQHPWFKRALGPLIPSRLFDQFFGEGLLEYDLLPLFSSTISPYYRQSLFRSVLESGISEVRSDRDKFTIMLDVKHFSPEDLSVKIIDDFVEIHGKHSERQDDHGYISREFHRRYRLPANVDQAAITCSLSNDGMLTFSGPKVPSNMDAGHSERPIPVSREEKPTSAPSS